A genomic window from Triticum urartu cultivar G1812 chromosome 7, Tu2.1, whole genome shotgun sequence includes:
- the LOC125518312 gene encoding acid phosphatase 1-like, producing the protein MDEGSIATVEAGVWREVEREGRLAWYGSDRAAQAIKYERPIRDARLGRRMNVAGKEPVPEGCVPHVRAYLTGPAYRSDLDLVAREASAYARSARAADSTNDAAWVFDIDETLLSNLPYYAQHGYGLELFDHREFDRWVETGEAPAIPSSLRLYREVRDLGFKTFLLTGRTEAHQAVTVDNLRRQGFHDWDKLILRAAADREKTATAYKSEKRKEMEAEGYKILGNSGDQWSDLLGYSMSARSFKLPNPMYYIP; encoded by the exons ATGGATGAGGGAAGCATTGCAACGGTGGAAGCGGGGGTATGGCGTGAAGTTGAGCGAGAAGGAAGGCTTGCCTGGTATGGCAGCGACAGGGCAGCACAGGCGATAAAATATGAACGCCCGATACGCGACGCCAGGCTGGGCAGGCGCATGAATGTTGCTGGGAAGGAG CCCGTGCCGGAGGGCTGCGTGCCGCACGTGCGCGCATACCTCACCGGCCCCGCCTACCGCTCCGACCTCGACCTCGTCGCGCGGGAGGCCTCCGCATACGCCCGCTCCGCGCGCGCCGCCGACTCCACCAACGACGCCGCCTGGGTCTTCGACATCGACGAGACGCTGCTCTCCAACCTCCCCTACTACGCGCAGCACGGATACGG GCTGGAGCTGTTCGACCACCGCGAGTTCGACCGGTGGGTGGAGACGGGGGAGGCGCCGGCGATCCCCTCCAGCCTCCGCCTCTACAGGGAGGTGCGCGACCTGGGGTTCAAGACCTTCCTGCTCACCGGCCGCACCGAGGCCCACCAGGCCGTCACCGTCGACAACCTCAGGAGACAGGGCTTCCACGATTGGGACAAGCTCATACTCAG GGCAGCGGCTGACCGGGAGAAAACGGCGACGGCCTACAAGTCGGAGAAGAGGAAGGAGATGGAGGCGGAGGGGTACAAGATCCTGGGCAACTCGGGCGACCAGTGGAGCGACCTGCTGGGCTACTCCATGAGCGCCCGCTCCTTCAAGCTCCCCAACCCAATGTACTACATCCCCTGA
- the LOC125523583 gene encoding sphinganine C4-monooxygenase 1-like, producing the protein MKLVFADEALAIVVPVAAYWVYSGMYMALGRSMDQYRLHPREEERSKNLVPKRDVVKGVLLQQLLQAAVAAAIFMLTAGNTATAAGEGDAKQRTAWRTCVTVAMQVAVGMAVLDGWQYAWHRYMHRNKFLYRHIHSWHHRLVVPYAFGAQYNHPVEGLLLDTAGGALAFLASGMSPRVSIFFFTLCTVKGVDDHCGLWLPGNVFRLCFWNNTAYHDVHHQPRASRYNFSQPFFVTWDKVFGTHMPYVVEKRPQGGLHVRPMALTSTGMGE; encoded by the exons ATGAAGCTCGTATTCGCTGATGAAGCGCTGGCCATTGTCGTCCCCGTCGCTGCCTACTGGGTCTACTCCGGCATGTACATGGCGCTTGGACGGTCCATGGACCAGTACAGGCTACACCCAAGGGAGGAGGAGCGCAGCAAGAACCTCGTGCCCAAGCGCGACGTCGTCAAGGGCGTCCTCCTCCAGCAGCTCCTGcaggccgccgtcgccgccgccattTTCATG CTTACGGCCGGGAACACCGCGACGGCCGCCGGCGAAGGCGACGCGAAGCAGCGGACGGCCTGGAGGACGTGCGTGACGGTGGCGATGCAGGTCGCGGTGGGCATGGCCGTGCTGGACGGGTGGCAGTACGCGTGGCATCGGTACATGCACCGCAACAAGTTCCTGTACCGGCACATCCACTCGTGGCACCACCGCCTCGTCGTGCCCTACGCCTTCGGCGCGCAGTAcaaccaccccgtggagggcctCCTCCTCGACACCGCCGGCGGCGCGCTCGCCTTCCTCGCCTCCGGCATGTCGCCCCGCGTCTCCATCTTCTTCTTCACGCTCTGCACCGTCAAGGGCGTCGACGACCACTGCGGCCTGTGGCTGCCGGGGAACGTGTTCCGCCTTTGCTTCTGGAACAACACGGCGTACCACGACGTGCACCATCAGCCGCGCGCTAGCAGATACAACTTCTCGCAGCCATTCTTTGTGACGTGGGACAAGGTGTTTGGGACGCACATGCCCTATGTGGTCGAGAAGAGGCCCCAAGGAGGGCTCCACGTGCGGCCCATGGCCTTGACATCTACAGGAATGGGCGAATAA